From one Streptomyces sp. R41 genomic stretch:
- a CDS encoding Clp protease N-terminal domain-containing protein yields the protein MPSRIPQQSAAESGPNRTEVEAGLSAELASVVSGARRRALRDGDRQIDTAHLLHSLLESDPEVRAVFDGGPQVARLLGYLVQRSIGYGLRWQGTVEDSGAVPVVAEAGWSPVAAGAMEDAYERAVLRGDERARGLDLLAAVVADPQSRAVEVLGRAGVDARALLGRIEAGFEEYASRGDGGC from the coding sequence GTGCCATCCCGTATTCCCCAGCAGTCCGCCGCCGAGAGCGGCCCGAACCGTACGGAAGTCGAAGCCGGGCTCAGTGCCGAGCTGGCCTCGGTGGTCTCTGGTGCGCGCAGGAGGGCGCTGCGGGACGGGGACCGGCAGATCGACACGGCCCATCTGCTGCACTCGCTGCTGGAGTCCGACCCCGAGGTGCGCGCGGTCTTCGACGGCGGGCCGCAGGTCGCCCGGCTGCTCGGCTACCTCGTGCAGCGCAGCATCGGCTATGGGCTGCGCTGGCAGGGCACCGTCGAGGACTCCGGCGCCGTGCCCGTTGTCGCCGAGGCGGGCTGGTCTCCGGTGGCGGCCGGTGCCATGGAGGACGCGTACGAGCGCGCCGTACTGCGGGGCGACGAGCGGGCCCGCGGTCTCGATCTGCTCGCGGCGGTCGTCGCCGATCCGCAGTCGCGAGCCGTGGAGGTCCTTGGGCGAGCGGGGGTCGATGCCCGGGCGCTATTGGGGCGCATCGAGGCCGGGTTCGAGGAGTACGCCTCGCGGGGCGACGGCGGCTGCTGA
- a CDS encoding SRPBCC family protein has protein sequence MAEVSAEARIEAPAEKVWAQLTDFSSYGEWNSTHTSFPKGGPASLEVGGTFEENMKLMGFPAEVNWTIEELETARTLAIRGKGPMAVNVATRYTLTPDGDATTVRIDGEFTGAAVSLMAGKLKDSATAALNESLRKLAGLVT, from the coding sequence ATGGCCGAAGTCAGCGCGGAAGCTCGCATAGAGGCGCCTGCCGAGAAGGTCTGGGCGCAACTCACGGACTTCTCCTCGTACGGCGAGTGGAACTCGACCCACACCAGCTTCCCGAAGGGCGGCCCCGCGTCACTGGAGGTCGGCGGCACCTTCGAGGAGAACATGAAGCTGATGGGCTTCCCCGCCGAGGTCAACTGGACCATCGAGGAGCTGGAGACCGCCCGCACCCTGGCCATCCGCGGCAAGGGCCCGATGGCGGTGAACGTCGCCACGCGCTACACCCTGACCCCCGACGGCGACGCCACGACCGTGCGGATCGACGGGGAGTTCACCGGCGCCGCCGTCTCGCTGATGGCGGGCAAGCTCAAGGACTCGGCGACGGCCGCCCTCAACGAGTCGCTGCGCAAGCTGGCCGGACTGGTCACCTGA
- a CDS encoding PadR family transcriptional regulator has protein sequence MRSRGEDFGYEHGHGHHGGPGHRGRGGFEGRRGAFGPFGPGGPGGPGFGGGPGFGGPGFGPGPWGGRGGRGGPRGRARRGDVRASILALLKDRPMHGYEMIQEIAERSGGAWKPSPGSVYPTLQLLEDEGLITSEAEGGKKLFSLTESGRSAADEGPDAPWEEAGRGVDWETLHEIRQAGFGLMEAFGQVWKTGSKDQRDKAVAVINEARKKLYLILADED, from the coding sequence ATGCGTTCCCGTGGAGAAGACTTCGGATATGAACACGGACATGGACACCACGGCGGACCCGGCCATCGAGGTCGGGGCGGCTTCGAGGGACGGCGTGGGGCTTTCGGGCCCTTCGGGCCGGGTGGTCCCGGTGGCCCCGGCTTCGGCGGTGGCCCCGGCTTCGGCGGACCCGGCTTCGGCCCGGGCCCCTGGGGCGGGCGCGGCGGCCGGGGCGGACCCCGGGGGAGGGCGCGGCGCGGCGACGTGCGCGCGTCGATCCTGGCCCTGCTCAAGGACCGGCCCATGCATGGTTACGAGATGATCCAGGAGATCGCCGAGCGCAGCGGCGGGGCGTGGAAGCCCAGCCCGGGTTCGGTCTACCCGACCCTTCAGCTGCTGGAGGACGAGGGCCTGATCACCAGCGAGGCCGAGGGCGGCAAGAAGCTGTTCTCGCTCACCGAGTCGGGCCGCAGCGCGGCCGACGAGGGCCCCGACGCGCCTTGGGAAGAGGCCGGGCGCGGGGTCGACTGGGAGACGCTGCACGAGATCCGGCAGGCCGGCTTCGGCCTCATGGAGGCCTTCGGTCAGGTCTGGAAGACCGGCAGCAAGGACCAGCGCGACAAGGCGGTGGCGGTCATCAACGAAGCCCGCAAGAAGCTGTACCTGATCCTCGCCGACGAGGACTGA
- a CDS encoding PhzF family phenazine biosynthesis protein, producing the protein MRIRIVDAFTDRPFSGNPAGVVLLDTFPDDAWLQNVALEVNHAETAFAHLLPEGGDANWALRWFTPATEVAMCGHATLATAHVLHTTGAHEGPVRFATLSGVLIATPHEDGSITLDFPTAPLTPVEVPDGVAEALGAEPLTAFDTGPNIGDLVVEVADEKTVLGLAPDHKALARYSERGIIATARAEDPSRGYDFVSRCFFPNVGIDEDPVTGSAHTALAPYWSERLGRPDLTGLQASPRSGLVRTQLRGDRTLLTGRAVTVIEGELRA; encoded by the coding sequence ATGCGGATTCGAATCGTCGACGCCTTCACCGATCGCCCCTTCTCCGGCAACCCGGCCGGGGTCGTCCTCCTCGACACGTTCCCGGACGACGCCTGGCTCCAGAACGTGGCCCTTGAGGTCAACCACGCCGAAACGGCGTTCGCCCACCTCCTCCCCGAGGGCGGCGATGCCAACTGGGCGCTGCGCTGGTTCACGCCCGCCACCGAGGTAGCGATGTGCGGGCACGCGACGCTGGCCACCGCGCACGTTCTGCACACCACGGGCGCCCACGAGGGACCCGTGCGGTTCGCCACGCTCAGCGGCGTCCTCATCGCCACGCCCCACGAGGACGGTTCCATCACACTGGACTTCCCGACCGCGCCGCTCACCCCCGTCGAGGTCCCGGACGGCGTCGCCGAAGCGCTGGGCGCCGAACCACTGACCGCCTTCGACACCGGCCCGAACATCGGCGACCTGGTGGTCGAAGTCGCCGACGAGAAGACCGTCCTGGGCCTCGCCCCGGACCACAAGGCGCTCGCGCGGTACTCCGAGCGCGGCATCATCGCGACCGCCCGCGCCGAAGACCCCTCCCGGGGCTACGACTTCGTCTCCCGCTGCTTCTTCCCGAACGTCGGCATCGACGAGGACCCGGTCACCGGCAGCGCCCACACGGCCCTCGCCCCCTACTGGTCCGAGCGCCTCGGCCGCCCCGACCTCACGGGCCTGCAGGCCTCCCCGCGCTCCGGCCTCGTCCGCACGCAACTGCGCGGCGACCGCACCCTGCTCACCGGCCGCGCGGTCACGGTCATCGAGGGCGAGCTGCGTGCGTAG
- a CDS encoding CPBP family intramembrane glutamic endopeptidase — protein MQVEAGSVADSFPKERLTRRIFRDETLLVLGLSLGASGVSALISFVGSVTKPGGLKDQAATLNASAAPGRPWLDLAWQLFGIASALVPVALVAHFLLREGQGLRVIGFDRTRPWPDLGRGAVIAAVIGSTGIAFYLAARGLGFNLTVVPEALPDVWWKYPVLILSAVQNAVLEEVIVVGYLLRRLGQLGWTPGTALVASSVLRGSYHLYQGIGGFVGNMAMGVVFVFLYRRWGRVGPLVVAHSLLDIGAFVGYALLAGKVGWLPTA, from the coding sequence GTGCAGGTGGAGGCGGGGTCGGTGGCCGATTCTTTTCCGAAGGAGCGGCTGACACGACGGATTTTCCGGGACGAGACGCTGCTCGTCCTTGGCCTCTCGCTCGGTGCGAGCGGGGTGTCCGCGCTGATCAGCTTTGTCGGATCGGTCACCAAACCGGGGGGTCTCAAGGATCAGGCGGCCACCCTGAACGCCTCGGCCGCGCCGGGGCGCCCCTGGCTTGATCTGGCCTGGCAGTTGTTCGGAATCGCGTCGGCTCTGGTGCCGGTCGCGCTGGTCGCGCACTTCCTGCTGCGGGAGGGCCAGGGGCTGCGCGTGATCGGTTTCGACCGCACGCGACCGTGGCCGGACCTCGGGCGCGGAGCGGTGATCGCGGCGGTGATCGGCAGCACGGGCATCGCCTTCTATCTGGCGGCCAGGGGGCTCGGCTTCAACCTCACCGTGGTGCCGGAGGCACTGCCCGACGTGTGGTGGAAGTACCCGGTGCTGATCCTGTCGGCCGTGCAGAACGCCGTGCTGGAGGAGGTCATCGTCGTCGGGTATCTGCTGCGCCGGCTCGGCCAGTTGGGCTGGACGCCGGGCACGGCCCTGGTGGCGAGCTCGGTGCTGCGCGGCTCGTACCACCTTTACCAGGGCATCGGCGGCTTCGTCGGCAACATGGCGATGGGCGTGGTCTTCGTCTTCCTGTACCGGCGTTGGGGGCGGGTCGGCCCGCTCGTGGTCGCGCATTCGCTGCTCGACATCGGGGCGTTCGTGGGGTACGCGCTGCTGGCGGGGAAGGTGGGGTGGCTGCCCACGGCGTGA
- a CDS encoding substrate-binding and VWA domain-containing protein — translation MGRHSLPDEYGAGAADPRPRARRRNVAIATVLVLTVAAGTAAAVRGGLLSFGGSCQDHAVRLEVAASPDVAPALRATADHARKNNITSDGRCLDVSVTARESYKLTDALRSGKKSDVQVWVPDSDVWVQRVSEDSTATDVTNAGNVAYSPVGVAMVPSAAKSLGWPEKTYTWTELAGATMTSDRLKLGAADPTRSATGLLALTQLSTAAAQAKGGDTQAAAMAKALSQRTSDSDSQVLDTLPRDSSGTEQGNPKRNQALILSEQTAFAHNASADSGDGLDLFYPKDGSPQLDYPFTLVDEPRLSTDQSRAALRFMTLLGESEPQKILRKHGFRTDAATASNALVTEAGGRSPQPYAQASAEPASAKALQETLGMWTITVQSARITTVVDASASMTEPVPGTDQSRMDVTKASLLQALATFTPEDEIGLWKFSTKLDGDKDYRVLVPTERLGDRKGGGTQRDKLSAAFSALEPVQGGATGLYDTTLAAYKAAISSYVKGKFNALVILTDGVNQDPGSISRSSLVAQLQKLTNPERPVPLIAIAVGPDADKEEVDQIAKATGGSGHQVNDPSQIHSVILKAIVAAGSQS, via the coding sequence ATGGGACGTCACAGCTTGCCCGACGAGTACGGGGCGGGCGCCGCCGACCCCCGACCCCGCGCGCGCCGGCGCAACGTGGCCATCGCGACGGTGCTCGTACTCACGGTCGCGGCGGGCACGGCGGCCGCGGTCCGCGGTGGCCTGCTCTCCTTCGGCGGCTCCTGCCAGGACCACGCCGTGCGCCTCGAGGTCGCCGCGTCGCCGGACGTGGCACCCGCCCTCAGGGCCACCGCCGACCACGCCCGCAAGAACAACATCACCTCCGACGGCCGTTGCCTCGACGTCAGCGTGACCGCGCGCGAGTCGTACAAGCTCACCGACGCGCTGCGGTCCGGCAAGAAGTCCGACGTCCAGGTGTGGGTGCCGGACTCCGACGTGTGGGTGCAGCGCGTCAGCGAGGACAGCACGGCGACCGATGTGACCAACGCGGGCAACGTCGCGTACTCACCGGTCGGCGTCGCCATGGTCCCGTCGGCCGCGAAGTCCCTGGGGTGGCCCGAGAAGACGTACACCTGGACCGAGTTGGCCGGCGCGACGATGACGAGCGACCGACTGAAACTCGGCGCGGCCGACCCGACGCGCAGTGCGACCGGTCTGCTCGCGCTGACGCAGCTCAGCACCGCCGCGGCGCAGGCCAAGGGCGGGGACACCCAGGCGGCGGCCATGGCGAAGGCCCTCTCGCAGCGCACCTCCGACAGCGACAGCCAGGTCCTGGACACACTCCCCCGCGACTCCTCCGGCACCGAGCAGGGCAATCCGAAGCGCAATCAGGCGCTGATCCTCTCCGAGCAGACGGCGTTCGCGCACAACGCCTCGGCCGACAGCGGCGACGGGCTCGACCTCTTCTATCCCAAGGACGGATCGCCCCAGCTCGACTACCCGTTCACGCTGGTCGACGAGCCACGGCTGAGCACCGACCAGAGTCGCGCCGCCCTGCGCTTCATGACGCTGCTGGGCGAGTCGGAGCCGCAGAAGATCCTGCGGAAGCACGGCTTCCGCACGGACGCCGCGACCGCCTCCAACGCGCTGGTCACCGAGGCCGGCGGCCGCTCCCCGCAGCCGTACGCCCAGGCCTCGGCCGAACCCGCGTCGGCGAAGGCCCTCCAGGAGACCCTCGGCATGTGGACGATCACGGTGCAGAGCGCCCGGATCACCACGGTCGTCGACGCCTCCGCGTCCATGACCGAGCCGGTGCCGGGCACCGACCAGTCCCGTATGGACGTCACCAAGGCATCCCTGCTCCAGGCCCTCGCCACCTTCACCCCCGAGGACGAGATCGGGCTGTGGAAGTTCTCCACGAAGCTCGACGGCGACAAGGACTACCGCGTGCTCGTACCGACGGAACGCCTCGGCGACCGCAAGGGCGGCGGCACCCAGCGGGACAAGCTGTCGGCGGCCTTCAGCGCCCTGGAGCCCGTCCAGGGCGGGGCGACGGGCCTGTACGACACCACGCTGGCCGCGTACAAGGCGGCCATCTCCTCCTATGTGAAGGGGAAGTTCAACGCGCTGGTCATCCTCACCGACGGTGTCAACCAGGACCCGGGCAGCATCTCGCGCTCCAGCCTCGTCGCCCAGCTGCAGAAGCTCACCAACCCGGAGCGCCCGGTTCCGCTGATCGCGATCGCGGTGGGCCCGGACGCCGACAAGGAGGAGGTCGACCAGATCGCCAAGGCGACCGGCGGCTCGGGCCACCAGGTCAACGACCCGTCGCAGATCCACTCGGTGATCCTCAAGGCGATCGTGGCGGCGGGCAGCCAGAGCTGA
- a CDS encoding glutamate--cysteine ligase has product MGEKVVAGPFDLSDRQRYRGKLRQCLTGLERLLEEKRFDRPQNLMGLEIELNLAGPDGMPRMMNAQVLERIASRDFQTELAMFNLEVNIAPHRLGGRVFDRLAEELRTSLGYAHRKASEVDAGIVMIGILPTLGQNDLVSSNLSDVDRYTLLNDQIVAARGEDFALDIDGVERLVCTSRSIAPEAACTSVQLHLQVTPGRFADVWNAAQAVAAAQVAVGANSPFLFGHELWRESRPPLFQQSTDTRPPELQAQGVRPRTWFGERWISSAYDLFEENLRFFPPLLPICDDEDPLAVLDAGGIPKLAELVLHNGTVYRWNRPVYGIADGVPHLRVENRVLPAGPTVTDVIANAAFYYGLVRALAEEARPVWTRLSFESAAANFDAACRHGIEARLEWPRRGRYGGTAQVDAVNLVRDELLPLAAAGLDAWGVEPADRDLYLGVIEDRCRLRVNGASWQAATFHRALEKGLGRDAALAATTRRYGELMHLGEPVHTWPVGLPEPVPLG; this is encoded by the coding sequence ATGGGGGAGAAGGTCGTGGCAGGGCCGTTCGACCTGTCCGATCGGCAGCGCTACCGCGGCAAGCTCCGGCAGTGTCTGACGGGGCTGGAGCGGCTGCTGGAGGAGAAGCGGTTCGATCGTCCGCAGAATCTCATGGGGCTGGAGATCGAGCTGAATCTCGCAGGGCCCGACGGCATGCCCAGAATGATGAATGCGCAAGTACTGGAAAGGATTGCGAGCCGCGATTTCCAAACAGAACTCGCCATGTTCAACCTGGAAGTCAACATTGCCCCCCACCGATTGGGTGGCCGGGTATTCGACCGGCTCGCCGAGGAGCTGCGCACCTCGCTCGGGTATGCCCATCGCAAAGCGAGCGAAGTCGACGCCGGAATAGTGATGATCGGCATTCTGCCGACCCTCGGCCAGAACGACCTGGTCTCCTCGAACCTGTCGGACGTCGACCGCTACACCCTCCTCAACGACCAGATCGTGGCCGCCCGCGGCGAGGATTTCGCCCTGGACATCGACGGCGTGGAACGCCTTGTCTGTACGTCGAGGTCCATCGCGCCCGAAGCCGCCTGCACCTCGGTGCAGTTGCACCTCCAGGTCACTCCGGGCCGCTTCGCGGACGTGTGGAACGCGGCGCAGGCGGTGGCCGCCGCACAGGTCGCGGTGGGCGCCAACTCGCCTTTCCTGTTCGGTCATGAGCTGTGGCGCGAGTCGCGGCCCCCGCTGTTCCAGCAGTCCACCGACACCCGGCCGCCCGAGTTGCAGGCGCAGGGGGTCAGGCCGCGCACCTGGTTCGGCGAACGGTGGATCTCGTCGGCGTACGACCTCTTCGAGGAGAACCTGCGCTTCTTCCCGCCCTTGCTGCCCATCTGTGACGACGAGGACCCGCTCGCCGTCCTCGACGCCGGAGGCATCCCCAAGCTCGCCGAACTCGTACTGCACAACGGCACGGTGTACCGGTGGAACCGGCCGGTGTACGGCATCGCCGACGGTGTCCCGCATCTGCGCGTCGAGAACCGGGTACTGCCGGCGGGCCCCACCGTCACCGATGTCATCGCCAACGCGGCTTTCTACTACGGGCTCGTGCGCGCGCTGGCCGAGGAGGCGCGGCCCGTGTGGACGCGGCTGTCGTTCGAGTCCGCCGCCGCCAACTTCGACGCTGCCTGCCGTCATGGCATCGAGGCGCGTTTGGAGTGGCCGCGGCGCGGCCGGTACGGCGGGACCGCGCAGGTGGACGCCGTGAACCTGGTGCGCGACGAGCTGCTGCCGCTGGCCGCCGCAGGGCTGGACGCGTGGGGTGTCGAGCCCGCCGACCGGGACCTCTACCTGGGCGTGATCGAGGACCGGTGCCGGCTGCGCGTGAACGGCGCCAGCTGGCAGGCCGCCACCTTCCACCGGGCCCTGGAGAAGGGGCTCGGGCGGGATGCCGCGCTGGCCGCGACGACCCGGCGGTACGGCGAGCTGATGCACCTCGGGGAGCCCGTGCACACGTGGCCGGTGGGGCTGCCGGAGCCGGTTCCGCTCGGGTGA
- a CDS encoding DUF5999 family protein, which translates to MCQHQPPCPSAESADRESARLVAHHPEQGWSLLCNGVLLFEDTGELLPDGQIIAPHRPMGSEHVMTAA; encoded by the coding sequence ATGTGCCAGCACCAGCCACCCTGTCCGTCAGCCGAATCAGCCGACCGGGAGTCCGCCCGTCTCGTGGCGCACCACCCGGAGCAGGGATGGAGCCTGCTGTGCAACGGCGTTCTGCTCTTCGAGGACACCGGTGAGCTCCTGCCGGACGGCCAGATCATCGCCCCGCACCGCCCCATGGGCAGCGAACACGTGATGACGGCCGCCTGA
- the gcvP gene encoding aminomethyl-transferring glycine dehydrogenase → MTAHRIPLSELEQGIPFEQRHIGPDSEAWAKMLAQVGYGSLDELTAAAVPDVIKNADALDLPGARTEAEVLAELRSLADRNQVLDSMIGLGYYGTFTPPVILRNVMESPAWYTAYTPYQPEISQGRLEALLNFQTVVAELTGLPTSGASLLDEGTAAAEAMALSRRMGKNKKGLFLVDADALPQTIAVIQTRAEPTGVEVVVADLSEGIPAEIAEREINGVLVQYPGASGAVRDLKPIIEQAHGMGAVVTVAADLLALTLLTSPGELGADIVVGTTQRFGVPMGFGGPHAGYMAVRETFARSLPGRLVGVSVDVDGNKAYRLALQTREQHIRREKATSNICTAQVLLAVMAGMYAVYHGPDGLKTIARRTHRYATILAAGLTAGGVEVVHGAYFDTLTVRVPGKAAETVAAAREGGVNLHLVDADHVSLSCDETTTREQLGAVWTAFGVKGDVEALDATAQDTLPAALLRTDDYLTHPVFHQYRSETAMLRYLRKLSDRDYALDRGMIPLGSCTMKLNATTEMEPVTWPEFGQLHPFAPAEQAQGYLTLIRELEERLAEVTGYDNVSLQPNAGSQGELAGLLAVRGYHRANGDEQRTVCLIPSSAHGTNAASAVMAGMKVVVVKTSDDGEIDVEDLRAKIEQYRDELAVLMITYPSTHGVFEEHVADICAQVHEAGGQVYVDGANLNALVGLAKPGHFGGDVSHLNLHKTFCIPHGGGGPGVGPVGVRAHLAPYLPNHPLQPAAGPKTGVGPISAAPWGSAGILPISWAYVRLMGGEGLKRATQVAVLSANYIAKRLEPHYPVLYTGPGGLVAHECIIDLRPLTKATGVTVDDIAKRLIDYGFHAPTMSFPVAGTLMIEPTESEDLGELDRFCDAMIAIRAEIEKVGSGEWAADDNPLRGAPHTAAALGGDWEHAYTREEAVFPAGVSAADKYWPPVRRIDQAYGDRNLVCSCPPLDAYED, encoded by the coding sequence ATGACCGCCCACCGCATTCCGCTCTCCGAGCTCGAACAGGGAATCCCCTTCGAGCAGCGCCACATCGGGCCCGACTCCGAGGCATGGGCCAAGATGCTCGCGCAGGTCGGATACGGCTCGCTCGACGAGCTGACGGCCGCCGCGGTCCCGGACGTCATCAAGAACGCCGACGCCCTGGACCTGCCGGGCGCGCGCACCGAGGCCGAGGTACTGGCCGAGCTGCGCTCCCTCGCGGACCGCAACCAGGTGCTCGACTCGATGATCGGCCTCGGCTACTACGGCACGTTCACACCGCCGGTGATCCTGCGCAATGTCATGGAGAGTCCGGCCTGGTACACCGCGTACACGCCGTACCAGCCGGAGATCTCGCAGGGCCGTCTCGAGGCGCTGCTGAACTTCCAGACCGTGGTCGCCGAGCTGACCGGGCTGCCGACCTCCGGTGCCTCGCTGCTCGACGAGGGCACCGCCGCCGCCGAGGCGATGGCGCTGTCCCGGCGCATGGGCAAGAACAAGAAGGGTCTGTTCCTGGTCGACGCGGACGCGCTGCCGCAGACCATCGCCGTCATCCAGACCCGCGCCGAGCCGACCGGCGTCGAGGTCGTCGTCGCTGACCTCAGCGAAGGCATCCCCGCCGAGATCGCCGAGCGTGAGATCAACGGCGTACTTGTCCAGTACCCGGGCGCCTCCGGTGCCGTGCGCGACCTCAAGCCGATCATCGAGCAGGCGCACGGGATGGGCGCGGTCGTCACCGTCGCCGCCGACCTGCTGGCCCTGACTCTGCTCACCTCGCCCGGCGAGCTCGGCGCCGACATCGTGGTCGGTACGACGCAGCGCTTCGGTGTGCCGATGGGCTTCGGCGGGCCGCACGCCGGATACATGGCGGTGCGCGAGACCTTCGCGCGCAGCCTGCCGGGTCGACTCGTCGGCGTGTCCGTCGACGTGGACGGGAACAAGGCGTACCGCCTCGCCCTGCAGACGCGTGAGCAGCACATCCGCCGCGAGAAGGCGACCAGCAACATCTGTACGGCTCAGGTGCTGCTCGCCGTGATGGCCGGCATGTACGCCGTGTACCACGGTCCCGATGGTCTGAAGACCATCGCGCGCCGTACGCACCGCTATGCCACGATCCTCGCCGCGGGTCTGACGGCGGGCGGGGTCGAGGTCGTGCACGGCGCGTACTTCGACACGCTGACCGTGCGGGTGCCGGGCAAGGCCGCTGAGACCGTCGCCGCCGCGCGCGAGGGCGGTGTCAACCTCCACCTCGTGGACGCCGACCACGTGTCGCTCTCCTGCGACGAGACCACCACGCGCGAGCAACTGGGCGCCGTGTGGACGGCGTTCGGTGTCAAGGGTGACGTCGAGGCGCTGGACGCGACGGCGCAGGACACGCTGCCGGCCGCGCTGCTGCGGACCGACGACTACCTCACGCACCCGGTCTTCCACCAGTACCGTTCCGAGACCGCGATGCTGCGCTACCTGCGCAAGCTCTCCGACCGCGACTACGCGCTCGACCGCGGAATGATCCCGCTGGGCTCCTGCACGATGAAGCTCAACGCGACCACGGAGATGGAGCCGGTCACCTGGCCCGAGTTCGGTCAGCTGCACCCCTTCGCGCCCGCCGAGCAGGCGCAGGGCTACCTCACGCTCATCCGTGAGCTGGAGGAGCGGCTCGCCGAGGTCACCGGGTACGACAACGTGTCGCTGCAGCCCAACGCCGGTTCGCAGGGTGAGCTGGCCGGTCTGCTGGCGGTACGCGGCTACCACCGTGCCAATGGCGACGAGCAGCGCACCGTCTGCCTCATCCCGTCCTCCGCGCACGGCACGAACGCCGCGAGCGCCGTGATGGCCGGCATGAAGGTCGTCGTCGTGAAGACCTCCGACGACGGCGAGATCGACGTCGAGGACCTGCGCGCCAAGATCGAGCAGTACCGCGACGAGCTGGCGGTGCTGATGATCACGTACCCCTCGACGCACGGTGTGTTCGAGGAGCATGTCGCCGACATCTGCGCGCAGGTGCACGAGGCGGGCGGTCAGGTCTACGTCGACGGCGCCAACCTCAACGCGCTGGTGGGCCTCGCCAAGCCGGGCCACTTCGGCGGTGACGTCTCGCACCTCAACCTGCACAAGACGTTCTGCATCCCGCACGGCGGCGGCGGTCCGGGCGTCGGCCCGGTCGGTGTGCGCGCGCACCTGGCGCCGTACCTGCCGAACCACCCGCTGCAGCCCGCGGCCGGTCCCAAGACCGGTGTCGGCCCCATCTCGGCCGCTCCCTGGGGCTCCGCGGGCATCCTGCCGATCTCCTGGGCGTACGTCCGGCTCATGGGCGGCGAGGGCCTCAAGCGGGCCACTCAGGTGGCCGTGCTGTCCGCCAACTACATCGCCAAGCGCCTGGAGCCGCACTACCCGGTGCTCTACACCGGTCCGGGCGGGCTCGTCGCGCACGAGTGCATCATCGATCTGCGCCCGCTGACCAAGGCGACCGGCGTCACCGTCGACGACATCGCCAAGCGCCTGATCGACTACGGCTTCCACGCGCCGACGATGTCGTTCCCGGTGGCCGGCACGCTGATGATCGAGCCGACCGAGTCCGAGGACCTGGGCGAGCTCGACCGGTTCTGCGACGCGATGATCGCGATCCGCGCGGAGATCGAGAAAGTCGGCTCGGGCGAGTGGGCGGCGGATGACAACCCGCTGCGGGGCGCGCCGCACACGGCCGCCGCGCTCGGCGGGGACTGGGAGCACGCCTACACGCGTGAGGAGGCCGTCTTCCCGGCCGGCGTCTCGGCCGCGGACAAGTACTGGCCGCCGGTGCGCCGCATCGACCAGGCGTACGGCGACCGGAACCTGGTCTGTTCCTGCCCGCCGCTGGACGCCTACGAGGACTGA
- a CDS encoding PRC-barrel domain-containing protein translates to MQTDIDPRNLIGRKAFDRNGTKIGTIDEVYLDDATGIPEWAAIRTGLFSRDAFVPLEPSELVEGTLRIPFDRALIKDAPDFGVGRHLSPEQELQLYHHYGLDVAPPPPPPDRDFGRLAGSEDT, encoded by the coding sequence GTGCAGACCGACATCGATCCGCGCAACCTGATCGGCCGCAAGGCGTTCGACCGCAATGGCACCAAGATCGGCACGATCGACGAGGTCTACCTCGACGACGCGACGGGGATCCCGGAGTGGGCGGCCATACGCACGGGCCTGTTCAGCAGGGACGCCTTCGTGCCCCTGGAGCCCAGTGAACTCGTCGAGGGCACCCTGCGCATCCCCTTCGACCGAGCCCTGATCAAGGACGCCCCCGACTTCGGCGTCGGACGCCACCTCTCACCCGAGCAGGAACTCCAGCTCTACCACCACTACGGTCTCGACGTGGCACCCCCTCCGCCGCCGCCGGACCGGGACTTCGGCCGACTCGCGGGCTCGGAGGACACCTGA